Part of the Natrialbaceae archaeon AArc-T1-2 genome, CCGGCCGTAACCCCAGCGTCGGCGTAGGCCTCCTGGCCCGCCTGCCGGGTCGCCGGCGTCCGTTCGAGAAACTCGCGATCGTGTAACGCGAGCCGGTCACCGCCCTGGCCGGTGCCGGTAATCGCGACCGGTGCCTCGAGGTCGTGGGCCTCGGCGTAGGACTCGCTCGTGAGTACGAGCGCCGCTGCACCGTCGGAGATCGGGCAGGCGTCGTACAGGCCAAGCGGCGTCGAGATTTGGGGTGCCTCGAGGACGTCTTCGGTCGCGATCGCCTGTCGGTGGTGGGCGTTCTCGTTTGCCAGTGCGTTTTCGTGGTTTTTCACCGCGATGTGAGCGAGATCTTCCTGGCCACCGCCGTAGCGTTCGAAGTACGCCCGGGCCATCAGGGCGTACGCACCTGGGAACGTGATCCCGGCTCGGACCTCCCAGAGTTCGTCGGCGGCCATCGCGAGCCCTTCGGTTGCGCCTGCGGTGCCGAGGTTCGTCATCCGCTCGGCACCGCCGACGAGAACGACGTCCGATTCGCCCGTCCGGATCTGTTTGACCGCCGTCCGGACGGGGACGCTTCCCGAAGCACACGCCGCTTCACATCTGGTCGCTGATCCTCGTACGCCCGCAGCTTCGGCCATCAGTGGCCCCTGGTGGCCCTGGTGCTCCGATAACTCCCCCATGAAGTTCCCGTAGAGCACTTCCTCGATGTCGTCTCTGGGAACGTCGGCGTCTTCGATCGCGTCGTTGCTCGCTTCTCCGAAGAGATCACGGCCAGTTCGATCGGGGAACTCGCCGAACTTCGTGAGTCCGATACCAGCTACTCGTACGTCACTCATGCCCGTACGCTCGTCGAACGACGTGTTATACCTCGTGATTCCCTCCAAACTCGCCGCATCTGTCGTACAAACGATACAAACATGATTAAGGAGTATGTATCGTGTTACCAGTTAGCTTTTATAGTTGGTTCTCGTTCTCTGCCAAGAACAGGTATGCAGAATGTCGAACAGGCAGTACTGACCGAATCGTCCACGTCACCGGACGCGGACGAGATCGCAGATGCAGTGTGCAACGCCGGTATCAGCGGCGCTGGTGGAGCAGGGTTTCCCTCGTACATGAAGTGGCAGGCACTGGACGACGTCCAGTATCTGATGGTGAACCACCAGGAGAGCGAACCGAACTTCTACGGCGATAAGTGGCTGCTCCGAGAGCGGACCGAGGAGCTCGCAGCGTTCCTCGAGACGCTCACGGAACAGCTGCTCGACGCCGTCGTGATCGGGGCCAAAGCGAAAGACCGCGACAAGTGGATGCAGGAGTTCGAGGCGGCGACGGACGCGACGACCTACGACCCGGACGAACTCCCGGCCGACGTCGAACAGGATTCCGGCGTCGTGATCACGTACACGGACGACAAGTTCCAGTACGGAATGGAGCAGGTGTTGCTTCCGACGACGACCGGCACAGCGATCGCCGGCGACAACGTGCCGACCGACCACGGCT contains:
- a CDS encoding thiolase C-terminal domain-containing protein, which gives rise to MSDVRVAGIGLTKFGEFPDRTGRDLFGEASNDAIEDADVPRDDIEEVLYGNFMGELSEHQGHQGPLMAEAAGVRGSATRCEAACASGSVPVRTAVKQIRTGESDVVLVGGAERMTNLGTAGATEGLAMAADELWEVRAGITFPGAYALMARAYFERYGGGQEDLAHIAVKNHENALANENAHHRQAIATEDVLEAPQISTPLGLYDACPISDGAAALVLTSESYAEAHDLEAPVAITGTGQGGDRLALHDREFLERTPATRQAGQEAYADAGVTAGDVDLAEVHDCFTIAEVLAIEGLDIEPLGEGVSAARDGRTAADGETPVNLSGGLKAKGHPVGATGAAQIAEATSLLRGDHPNSEHLEDATTALTHNAGGTVATAIVHVLEVVA